A window of the Arachis duranensis cultivar V14167 chromosome 5, aradu.V14167.gnm2.J7QH, whole genome shotgun sequence genome harbors these coding sequences:
- the LOC107491398 gene encoding uncharacterized protein LOC107491398 — protein sequence MEAKLSRAAKKLTTSPIQELSHLAQCCNAINLAEGFPDFPAPLHIKNAAVSAINSDFNQYRHVQGICDHLSQMVKEIHGLDINPLTDVAICCGQTEAFAAAIFATIDAGDEVILFDPSYETYEGCITMAGGVPIHVPLDPPQWTLDPSKLLRSLTERTKAIVLNSPHNPTGKVFTKEELETIARACCSQDHLSCFLQVYEHITYDTVKHISLATFPGMQERTVITSSLSKTFSVTGWRVGWAIGPAFLASAIRNIHIKVTDSAPAPFQEAALTALRSPPEYFQTLKSDYQSKRDFIVKLLAGVGFKIQFIPQGSIFLFAELPEDCLLSDVEFVKKLILEAGVVAVPGQGFFHANLSSNGISEGSCSYQKRYIRFAFCKSHETLAAVSERLGNLLNGEGFLR from the exons ATGGAAGCGAAGTTGTCGCGTGCGGCAAAGAAGCTCACAACGTCACCCATTCAAGAACTCTCCCATCTTGCACAGTGCTGCAATGCCATCAATCTCGCTGAGGGCTTCCCGGACTTCCCTGCCCCTCTCCACATAAAAAACGCTGCCGTTTCCGCAATCAATTCTGACTTCAACCAGTACAG GCACGTGCAAGGCATATGTGATCACCTGAGCCAGATGGTGAAGGAAATTCATGGCTTGGACATCAACCCCTTAACGGACGTTGCTATTTGCTGTGGTCAAACTGAGGCATTTGCAGCAGCAATTTTTGCAA CAATTGATGCTGGTGATGAAGTCATACTGTTTGACCCTTCGTATGAAACATATGAAGGATGTATTACCATGGCTGGGGGAGTCCCA ATACATGTGCCGCTTGACCCACCTCAGTGGACTCTGGATCCAAGCAAATTGCTGAGATCACTAACGGAGAGAACTAAAGCCATAGTACTGAACAG TCCTCACAATCCAACTGGCAAAGTTTTCACAAAAGAAGAACTTGAGACTATTGCTAGAGCGTGCTGCAGCCAAGA TCATTTATCATGCTTTCTGCAGGTATATGAGCATATAACATACGACACCGTGAAACATATATCCCTTGCCACATTTCCAGGAATGCAAGAGCGGACTGTTATAACATCGTCTTTGTCTAAAACATTTAGTGTTACAG GCTGGAGGGTTGGATGGGCAATTGGACCTGCTTTCCTTGCATCTGCTATCAGAAATATTCATATCAAAGTTACGGACTCGGCACCAGCGCCATTTCAGGAAGCTGCATTGACTGCTTTGAGAAGTCCCCCAGAATACTTTCAAACATTGAAAAGT GATTATCAATCAAAACGAGACTTTATTGTCAAGTTGCTTGCTGGAGTAGGTTTCAAGATACAGTTTATACCTCAAGGTTCCATCTTCTTGTTTGCGGAGCTTCCAGAAGATTGCCTCCTATCTGAT gTAGAATTTGTTAAGAAACTAATACTAGAAGCAGGGGTGGTGGCTGTACCAGGACAAGGATTTTTTCACGCAAACTTATCATCTAATGGAATTTCTGAAGGAAGTTGTTCCTACCAGAAGAGATATATAAGATTTGCATTTTGTAAGAGCCATGAAACCTTGGCTGCGGTTTCAGAAAGACTGGGTAACCTTTTGAATGGTGAAGGCTTCTTGCGCTAA